A window from Prinia subflava isolate CZ2003 ecotype Zambia chromosome Z, Cam_Psub_1.2, whole genome shotgun sequence encodes these proteins:
- the CDC37L1 gene encoding hsp90 co-chaperone Cdc37-like 1, whose translation MALWLPGSRDGGAPEEEDEERAQAATFCQRLPEVQTYSQGIELACQKEREFVKHSVECTWNLAEAQQKFGSLALHNSESCDQESAQARTEAAELRWREEEWRRKEEALNQRERQNLWNTDPVSKEVFNKSFINQKRKEIEDEAVSEPLMQKHEQKIRHFGMLSRWDDSQRFLSDHPYLVCEETSRYLMLWCFHLEAEQKRALMEQVAHQAVVMQFIIEIAKSCNVDPRGCFRLFFQKAKTGEGYFEAFKNELEAFKTRVRIWSQSHGFQTMLLHDLSVSPGCMGEWTSFLQNTGDLQGSINTDVCSFNSVIQRDEEESKMMDTL comes from the exons ATGGCGCTCTGGCTGCCGGGCTCTCGGGACGGCGGCGCCccggaggaggaggacgaggagcGGGCACAAGCTGCCACCTTCTGCCAGCGCTTGCCAGAGGTGCAG ACATACAGCCAAGGGATTGAATTAGCCTGCCAAAAAGAAAGAGAGTTTGTGAAGCACTCTGTAGAATGCACATGGAACCTAGCAGAAGCCCAGCAAAAATTTGGTAGTTTAGCACTGCATAATTCAGAATCCTGTGATCAGGAATCTGCTCAAGCAAGGACAGAAGCTGCTGAGTTGAGATGGAGAGAGGAAGagtggagaagaaaagaagaagcaCTAAACCAGAGGGAACGACAGAATCTATGGAACACAGATCCTGTTAGTAAAGAAGTTTTTAACAAG AGTTTTAttaatcaaaaaagaaaagaaattgaagatGAAGCTGTGTCTGAACCACTTATGcaaaaacatgaacaaaaaatTAGACACTTCG GTATGCTGAGCAGATGGGATGATAGTCAAAGGTTTTTGTCTGATCACCCATACCTTGTATGTGAAGAGACATCTAGGTATCTCATGTTGTGGTGTTTTCATCTAGAAGCTGAACAG AAAAGAGCTCTGATGGAGCAAGTAGCACACCAAGCAGTTGTAATGCAGTTTATTATAGAAATTGCCAAAAGCTGCAATGTGGATCCAAGGGGATGTTTTCGTCTCTTTTTCCAAAAAGCCAAA acAGGAGAAGGCTACTTTGAGGCCTTTAAAAATGAACTTGAGGCATTCAAGACAAGAGTGAGAATCTGGTCACAATCACATGGCTTTCAAACTATGTTACTCCATGATCTCAGTGTCAGTCCTGGGTGCATGGGAGAGTGGACATCTTTTTTACAG AACACGGGAGATCTACAAGGTTCCATAAACACAGATGTCTGCAGTTTCAACTCTGTGATACaaagagatgaagaagaatCCAAAATGATGGACACATTATAG